The Lates calcarifer isolate ASB-BC8 linkage group LG14, TLL_Latcal_v3, whole genome shotgun sequence genome has a segment encoding these proteins:
- the LOC108890733 gene encoding ras-related protein Rab-39B, producing the protein MEAIWLYQFRLIVIGDSTVGKSCLIRRFTEGRFAQVSDPTVGVDFFSRLVEIEPGKRIKLQIWDTAGQERFRSITRAYYRNSVGGLLLFDITNRRSFQNVHDWLEEARSHVQPHSIVFLLVGHKCDLEAQRQVTRQEAEKLAGAYGMRYIETSARDAINVEHAFTELTRDIFALVRSGDITIQEGWEGVKSGFVPNVVHSSEEVTKSDRRCLC; encoded by the exons ATGGAGGCGATATGGCTCTATCAGTTCCGGCTGATCGTCATCGGGGACTCCACGGTGGGCAAGTCGTGTCTGATCCGGCGGTTCACGGAGGGCCGCTTCGCCCAGGTGTCGGACCCCACCGTCGGCGTGGATTTCTTCTCCCGGCTGGTGGAGATCGAGCCCGGGAAGCGGATCAAGCTGCAGATCTGGGACACCGCGGGTCAGGAGCGCTTCAG GTCCATCACCAGGGCTTACTACCGTAACTCTGTGGGCGGGCTCCTCCTGTTTGACATCACCAATCGTCGCTCCTTCCAGAACGTCCACGATTGGCTGGAGGAGGCTCGAAGCCACGTCCAACCCCACAGCATTGTCTTCCTATTGGTCGGCCACAAGTGTGACCTGGAGGCGCAGCGCCAG GTGACCCGCCAGGAGGCAGAAAAGCTGGCAGGAGCGTATGGGATGCGCTACATCGAGACGTCGGCCCGTGATGCCATCAATGTGGAGCACGCCTTCACTGAGCTGACCAGGGATATCTTTGCCTTGGTGCGGTCCGGCGACATCACAATCCAGGAGGGCTGGGAAGGCGTGAAGAGCGGGTTCGTCCCCAATGTGGTTCACTCCTCCGAAGAGGTGACCAAGAGTGACCGCCGCTGTCTCTGCTGA
- the zgc:162171 gene encoding ras-related protein Rab-38 — MQHERLLKVLVIGDLGVGKTSIIKRYVHQVFSQHYRATIGVDFALKVLNWDHKTVVRLQLWDIAGQERYGNMTRVYYREAVGALVVFDMTRLSTFQAILKWKGDLDSKVALTNGRPVPAVLLANKCDQRRHGLCPKLPKLENFSREYGFVGWYETSAKDNTNIDAAITCLVKSIMSVEEERSLSEAASAAGKSEPEGSVLVLPRFDYDVKEKGLGGCSGCPSLKPRDRDSD; from the exons ATGCAGCACGAGCGCCTGCTCAAAGTGTTGGTCATCGGAGATCTCGGAGTCGGTAAAACGTCCATCATAAAGCGCTACGTGCACCAGGTCTTCTCACAGCATTACCGGGCCACGATCGGAGTGGACTTCGCCCTCAAAGTGCTCAACTGGGATCACAAGACGGTGGTGCGGCTGCAGCTGTGGGACATCGCCG GGCAGGAACGCTATGGCAACATGACCCGTGTGTACTACAGAGAGGCTGTGGGGGCCCTCGTCGTCTTCGACATGACCAGACTGTCCACGTTTCAGGCCATCCTCAAGTGGAAAGGAGACCTGGACTCGAAG GTCGCTCTGACCAATGGGAGGCCAGTTCCAGCCGTTCTACTCGCCAATAAGTGCGACCAGCGTCGTCACGGTTTGTGCCCCAAACTGCCCAAACTGGAGAACTTTTCCAGAGAGTACGGTTTCGTCGGCTGGTATGAAACCTCTGCCAAG GACAACACCAATATCGATGCAGCCATCACGTGTCTGGTGAAAAGCATCATGTccgtggaggaggagagatccTTGAGCGAAGCTGCCAGCGCCGCCGGTAAAAGCGAACCAGAGGGCAGCGTTCTTGTTCTGCCTCGCTTCGATTACGATGTGAAGGAGAAAGGACTCGGTGGATGTTCAGGATGCCCTTCGCTTAAacccagagacagagacagtgactga